One genomic segment of Vibrio mimicus includes these proteins:
- a CDS encoding lysoplasmalogenase, whose product MWLLIIALCAVHLIAIDRGPRWIFYFSKPTPILLMALTIAVCPSPLSEFAGWVVAGLLLSAIGDILLMHPKDKFVSGLLVFLFAHIAYTLGFATTITELTWWPIAIWSALGVIAFLLLLPNLGKMAFPVAGYIVVIVLMTCAATEYWLGYNNSASRLALMGAAMFMLSDLVLAIDRFRSSSQFSRHVVMFTYYSAQALLTLSVIP is encoded by the coding sequence ATGTGGCTGTTGATTATTGCTCTCTGTGCTGTTCACTTAATCGCGATTGATCGCGGTCCACGCTGGATTTTTTATTTCTCTAAACCTACCCCTATCCTACTGATGGCATTAACTATTGCCGTCTGCCCTAGCCCTTTATCTGAGTTTGCTGGGTGGGTTGTCGCAGGCTTGCTGCTCTCTGCAATCGGCGACATTCTGCTGATGCATCCAAAAGATAAATTTGTCTCCGGTTTGCTAGTATTTCTGTTCGCACATATCGCCTATACCTTAGGTTTTGCTACTACCATCACCGAATTGACATGGTGGCCAATCGCCATTTGGTCTGCATTGGGCGTGATCGCATTTTTACTGTTGTTGCCCAATCTTGGCAAAATGGCATTCCCAGTTGCTGGATATATCGTAGTCATCGTATTGATGACATGCGCAGCAACGGAATACTGGCTTGGATACAACAACAGTGCCTCACGCCTTGCTCTGATGGGTGCGGCGATGTTTATGCTTTCTGATTTGGTGCTAGCCATTGACCGATTTCGCTCTTCATCACAGTTTTCGCGACATGTCGTGATGTTCACCTACTACAGCGCACAGGCTTTGCTCACGTTGTCAGTGATCCCCTAA